GTTTTTTATTTATTTAGTTATTCAAACATCTTACCTAGATACCTTCATATCATTTATAGGAATATATCCAAGTTTGGTAATTACAGGCTTAACTTCCTCACTAACTATATACTCAAGAAAAGCTTTTGCAACGTCTTTTGCTTCACCTTTTGTATACATGTGCTCATAAGACCATATCTTATACTTGCCATTGATAACATTCTCTTTGGTCATCTCTACACCATCAAGCTTAATCATCTTCAATCCCTTAGTATTATCAGCTTCATTTAAGAATGAAGAAGCTAGGTATCCTATTGCACCATCAGTTTCTTCTATTGTCTTTTTTACTGCTCCGCTGGAATCTTGTGTTAGTGACTTTCCTTCAACCTCTTCTTTATCATTTAAAGCATATTTCTTGAAAGTTGCCCTTGTTCCTGAAGATTTTGGTCTGTTGATAACAATTATGTTCATATCATCTCCGCCAACTTGTCTCCAGTTAGTTATTTCACCAGTAAATATTTTTACCAGATCTTCTTGTTTTAAATTGTCTACTTTTACTTTTGTATTAGCCACTACACCAAAGGCTACCACCGCAACCTTATGATCTACTAGCTGTTTAGCTTCCTCAGGCTTTAGCTTTTCCTCTGCAAATATATCTGAGTTTCCTATATCAACTGCTCCTTGGAGAACTTGTGTTAAACCTGTACCACTACCTCCTCCCTGCACATTAACCGAAGCATCTGGATACTTCTCAGCAAATTTTTTACCAACTTGCTCTGCTAGAGGCTGTAATGCAGTGGAGCCCGAAGCTGTTATACCACCAGCTATCTCCTTTGTTGCAGAAGTGCCTGAATTCTGCGATGTTGTTTCCTTGCTTCCACAGCCTGCAAAAGCTCCTGCAATCATGCTAATAGCTAGTGCGCTAACCACCATTTTAAATTTATTTGATTTCATTTCTTGAACCCTCCAATTTATTTAACTTTATTGTCTTGTACACTTATAATTTTAATATCTGAAGGTTATTCAGGTATTATCTGAAAGTTAAGAAAACTTTACATAGGTTAAATCCAGAACATATAAAGAGCAGCC
The genomic region above belongs to Clostridium swellfunianum and contains:
- a CDS encoding phosphate ABC transporter substrate-binding protein — translated: MKSNKFKMVVSALAISMIAGAFAGCGSKETTSQNSGTSATKEIAGGITASGSTALQPLAEQVGKKFAEKYPDASVNVQGGGSGTGLTQVLQGAVDIGNSDIFAEEKLKPEEAKQLVDHKVAVVAFGVVANTKVKVDNLKQEDLVKIFTGEITNWRQVGGDDMNIIVINRPKSSGTRATFKKYALNDKEEVEGKSLTQDSSGAVKKTIEETDGAIGYLASSFLNEADNTKGLKMIKLDGVEMTKENVINGKYKIWSYEHMYTKGEAKDVAKAFLEYIVSEEVKPVITKLGYIPINDMKVSR